The Candidatus Aramenus sp. CH1 genomic sequence TGATGGAGTCCTTTGAGAACAAGAACTGGATACACGAAGTGGAGCTTATCGCCCCACGCTTCGACGTAGTCATCTCCGGGAACCCGCTAGTGGTAGCAGGGAGCAAGGAGTACAGGGTGATTCCCCCTCCCCAGTTCAACAGGGAGAAGTACAACTCCACGTTGATTAGGTCTCTGATGTTGAAGGGGGAGAACTGGAGGGAACTAGTCCCCCAACAAGTATACGAATACATTAAGGTCATTGGAGGGGAGGAGAGGATCAGGGAGATAGCTAGGACAGACAAGGTAGAAGACTGAACACGTGTTCGTAAGTTAGCTTTAAAAAAAATCCTAACAATATTGAATTTATGAGGTTTGTAAGGGAGTCGTCCGGGCTAATAAAGAACGCGTCACTCCTCGACGCCACCATGTTGAACGTGGCCAACATGGGGGCGGGGCTGGCGATCTTCGTCGGCATTTCCCCATACATTGTCCCTGGGGCCGTGCTCTGGGTCGCGTCCCTGCTCACCTTCCTTGTGACATTGCCTTTGTTGCTACTTTACACGTTCTTCATAAAGGAGATCCACAGGACTGGCGGGGACTACGTCTGGCTCTCCAGGAAGCTGTCGGGTAAGGTGGGTGCAGTGATGGGGATAGCTCTGGCCTTCAACATGCCCCCCTTCTTTGCCCTCTCCGCCTTCTTTTCCGTGACTGCGATCTCGACGACGCTAACCGTCATAGGTACCCTTAACCACCAGCAGTTTTTGGTGGACGCGTCCAACGTCTTCAACAACGAGTGGGTCGACTACGCCATTGCTGCTGTGGCGTTTGCGGTGGTGATAGCGATAAACGTGTTTAGGCCCAAGTGGGGGTTTAGCCTGGTCTCAGCGTTGGGCACATTGGCAGTGGTGGGCACGGTAGTAGCGACGCTAGTGCTCGCAGTTAACGTTCACGACTTCCACTCCAGGATAGCTCCGTTCCTTCAAGCTTTCTCCCTAACACCTAAGCCCTACACTGGGCCGTTATTTAGCTGGCCCGCCACGCTCTACATGTTGCCCTACTTCGCCTCCTTTGCGTACATATGGCTCTACGCAGGCCCAGCGGTCTCCGCGGAGATAAAGACCGAGAGGGGCATCAAGTACAACTTGCTGTTGGGAAGCCTACTTACCCTGTTCCTCATCACAGTGCCCTTCTGGCTGATGGACGTGGCTGGAGGATACGGCTTCAACTTCTCCCTTTACCAGACTGGTACTTATAACTTCTGGAGCGTTGCCATGGCTCTAGCAGGCAACGAGGCACTCCAGTGGTTCATTGGGATAAGCTTGATAGCGTGGGAGTTCTTTGTCATGGCTTTTGGTGTAGTGGTGTTCGCGAGGTATGTGTTTGCGTTCGCCTTCGACAGGCTCTTCCCAGAGGTGTTCGCGAG encodes the following:
- a CDS encoding amino acid permease, which translates into the protein MRFVRESSGLIKNASLLDATMLNVANMGAGLAIFVGISPYIVPGAVLWVASLLTFLVTLPLLLLYTFFIKEIHRTGGDYVWLSRKLSGKVGAVMGIALAFNMPPFFALSAFFSVTAISTTLTVIGTLNHQQFLVDASNVFNNEWVDYAIAAVAFAVVIAINVFRPKWGFSLVSALGTLAVVGTVVATLVLAVNVHDFHSRIAPFLQAFSLTPKPYTGPLFSWPATLYMLPYFASFAYIWLYAGPAVSAEIKTERGIKYNLLLGSLLTLFLITVPFWLMDVAGGYGFNFSLYQTGTYNFWSVAMALAGNEALQWFIGISLIAWEFFVMAFGVVVFARYVFAFAFDRLFPEVFARLNRQSSPVYAHLLDFAVTLVFLLFPIILPTGYEALYSYTPLAVAYLFLISLAGVRFAREKRSLAILATSVLSATFMAFMGYESFTNPYFGVITSNGQPYMPGIAYVVSLVGLGVVIYVASKVYNLRRGINIDLNYKEIPPE
- a CDS encoding nicotinamide-nucleotide adenylyltransferase gives rise to the protein MRALFPGRFQPFHLGHLNVVRWAFQNFDEVVILVGSSSESHTLYNPFTAGERIEMIFNSVKDEVSKVFIVPLMESFENKNWIHEVELIAPRFDVVISGNPLVVAGSKEYRVIPPPQFNREKYNSTLIRSLMLKGENWRELVPQQVYEYIKVIGGEERIREIARTDKVED